One stretch of Xiphophorus maculatus strain JP 163 A chromosome 19, X_maculatus-5.0-male, whole genome shotgun sequence DNA includes these proteins:
- the fuca2 gene encoding plasma alpha-L-fucosidase, with protein sequence MGALTVACLLVWTMTIDFTTAKYEPTWESIDSRPLPEWFDQAKFGIFIHWGVFSVPSFGSEWFWYYWQKKIPEYVDFMKKNYPPDFKYQDFAPQFTAEFFNAKEWTDIFVASGAKYIVLTTKHHEGFTLWGSKNSWNWNAVDVGPKRDLVDEVASAVRAQGGLRLGLYHSLFEWFNPLFDQDAANVFTTNYFPTTKTLPELYDLVLKYKPEVLWSDGDGNAPDKYWNSTGFLAWLYNDSPVKDTIVTNDRWGSGCICKHGGYYTCNDRYQPGHLLKHKWENCMTIDSKSWGYRRNAPLSDYIAIEELVATLAETVSCGGNLLMNVGPTHDGRIAPIFEERLRQMGQWLKVNGEAIYNTTAWRAQKENVTKNVWYTSKPQEKAIFAILLDWPDDGSVILNEPVVTQKQTQVELVGHGPLQWTPVQPSGLQVLLPQLSFRKMPCQWAWTLKLTGAS encoded by the exons ATGGGAGCTTTAACAGTGGCTTGCCTCCTGGTTTGGACCATGACGATTGACTTCACCACGGCCAAATACGAACCGACCTGGGAGTCCATCGACTCCAGACCGCTGCCAGAGTGGTTCGACCAGGCCAAGTTCGGCATCTTCATACACTGGGGGGTGTTTTCTGTGCCCAGCTTCGGCAGCGAGTGGTTCTG gtATTACTGGCAGAAAAAAATCCCGGAGTATGTCGATTTCATGAAGAAAAACTATCCTCCGGACTTCAAGTACCAAGACTTTGCACCACAGTTTACAGCTGAGTTCTTCAATGCCAAAGAGTGGACGGACATCTTTGTTGCATCGGGGGCAAAGTACATTGTGTTGACCACGAAACACCATGAAG gatTTACGCTTTGGGGCTCCAAAAACTCCTGGAACTGGAACGCCGTGGACGTGGGACCAAAGCGAGACCTGGTGGATGAAGTGGCGAGTGCCGTGCGCGCCCAGGGTGGCCTTCGTTTGGGGCTGTACCATTCTCTGTTCGAGTGGTTCAACCCGCTCTTTGACCAAGATGCCGCCAACGTCTTCACTACAAACTACTTCCCTACCACTAAAACTCTCCCCGAGCTTTACGACCTTGTTTTGAAGTACAAACCAGAGGTCCTGTGGTCCGACGGCGATGGAAATGCTCCCGACAAGTACTGGAACAGCACGGGCTTCCTGGCCTGGCTCTACAATGACAG TCCGGTAAAAGACACCATTGTGACGAACGATCGCTGGGGCTCCGGTTGCATCTGCAAACACGGTGGGTATTACACCTGTAATGACCGCTACCAGCCAGGACATCTGCTCAAGCACAAATGGGAAAACTGCATGACCATCGACTCCAAGTCCTGGGGCTACAGACGCAACGCTCCGCTCAGCGACTACATCGCCATCGAGGAGCTCGTGGCG ACCCTGGCGGAGACCGTGTCCTGTGGAGGGAACCTGCTGATGAACGTGGGCCCGACGCACGACGGCAGAATCGCCCCGATCTTCGAGGAGCGCCTCAGGCAGATGGGCCAGTGGCTGAAGGTGAACGGCGAGGCCATCTACAACACGACGGCGTGGCGGGCTCAGAAGGAGAACGTCACCAAAAACGTCTG GTACACGTCCAAACCTCAGGAAAAGGCGATCTTCGCCATTTTACTGGACTGGCCGGATGATGGATCGGTGATCCTGAATGAACCCGTGGTTACCCAGAAACAGacgcag GTGGAGCTGGTGGGTCACGGCCCTCTGCAGTGGACGCCTGTGCAGCCCAGCGGACTGCAGGTGCTTCTGCCTCAGCTGTCCTTCAGGAAGATGCCGTGCCAGTGGGCCTGGACTCTGAAGCTGACAGGAGCCTCATGA